Proteins found in one Chloroflexota bacterium genomic segment:
- a CDS encoding HEAT repeat domain-containing protein — protein MARRHFHPRAHADGQHLAELRRNPFVFAVALVSLSVLLMVLVAARSATASEDTPTTGVAVARDHDVALMFALRASNPQVRLRAAQDLGWRRSTEAADALIAATYDADARVREEATTALGEIGAFQALSRLRELQVVQGNENIQRAAFEAEQQLAGQVARGLQVPRSKVQAFTVAPTGHVYAAANDAFYVQRDESWARVGHLPDTPVALAVTADGHSIYAATIDAGLNRSENDGKTWARVQFGMDTPTQLSVTAMAVDPKDARRLYIALASTQLDGVTKTPLGIATSNDSGKTWVMLPAAPAWALTTRLILDVATPEYLYGVADGTPWRYALINVPGW, from the coding sequence ATGGCACGTCGGCATTTCCACCCACGCGCACACGCGGATGGACAACACTTGGCGGAGTTACGACGCAATCCGTTCGTCTTTGCGGTTGCGTTGGTCAGTCTCAGCGTATTGCTCATGGTCCTGGTCGCCGCGCGTTCGGCGACGGCATCCGAAGATACGCCGACGACCGGCGTGGCGGTTGCGCGCGATCACGATGTGGCATTGATGTTTGCGCTCCGCGCGTCCAACCCGCAGGTGCGCCTACGCGCGGCGCAAGACCTGGGTTGGCGGCGCTCGACCGAAGCCGCCGACGCGCTGATCGCCGCAACGTACGACGCGGACGCGCGAGTGCGCGAGGAAGCAACAACCGCACTCGGCGAGATCGGTGCGTTCCAAGCATTATCACGCTTGCGAGAACTGCAAGTCGTCCAGGGCAACGAAAATATTCAACGCGCCGCTTTCGAAGCGGAACAGCAGCTTGCCGGTCAGGTCGCACGCGGGCTTCAAGTCCCACGCTCCAAAGTGCAAGCGTTTACAGTTGCGCCAACGGGACACGTGTATGCCGCCGCGAATGACGCGTTCTATGTTCAACGCGATGAATCCTGGGCACGTGTTGGTCATTTACCGGATACGCCGGTCGCGCTTGCCGTTACGGCAGATGGACATTCCATCTACGCGGCGACCATAGACGCGGGATTGAATCGCAGCGAGAACGACGGCAAAACCTGGGCACGTGTTCAATTTGGCATGGACACTCCGACGCAATTGAGCGTCACCGCGATGGCGGTGGATCCCAAAGACGCGCGCCGCCTGTACATCGCGCTCGCGTCCACACAACTCGATGGCGTTACCAAGACTCCACTCGGCATCGCGACGAGCAATGACAGCGGCAAAACCTGGGTCATGTTACCCGCTGCGCCGGCGTGGGCGCTAACCACTCGCCTCATTCTCGACGTCGCGACGCCGGAATATTTGTACGGCGTCGCGGACGGCACACCCTGGCGTTATGCACTGATCAACGTACCGGGGTGGTAA
- a CDS encoding PadR family transcriptional regulator, which yields MGQASIEANLPLSEATFFILLSLAPGRKHGYAIMKEVGALSAERIALSTGTLYGALKRLLEQGWIKRVNDSENGKRARQAYALTELGRRVLDADLARMQMLVAAGRKFALRGQP from the coding sequence GTGGGACAAGCCAGCATTGAAGCGAATCTGCCGCTCAGCGAGGCGACGTTTTTTATTCTGCTGAGTCTCGCGCCGGGACGCAAGCACGGTTACGCGATCATGAAAGAGGTGGGCGCGTTGAGCGCTGAACGTATTGCCTTGAGCACCGGCACGCTCTATGGCGCGCTCAAACGGTTGCTGGAGCAGGGTTGGATCAAACGAGTGAACGATAGCGAAAATGGTAAACGCGCGCGCCAGGCGTACGCGCTCACCGAACTGGGTCGGCGCGTTTTGGACGCCGACCTGGCGCGAATGCAAATGCTCGTCGCGGCGGGACGCAAGTTTGCGTTGCGAGGGCAACCGTGA
- a CDS encoding PAS domain S-box protein has translation MKRRTGLVIAQYGVAVLLVAIALVITNATALRVASPLLLFIVAATVVAWFGGLGPGILATILAFAALAFFVFPPEFSFAIQDPLDLQQLTLFAVLALALSALIEIRLRRERVANERARLQTALAEIGQSALTTQDLAAFLYETTTHVCQALDLEYCALGEFAPELDALLFQAGAGWSQDWQGRAISNPGPESFADVMLTATEPIVIKNLRVEKRFSIPAFFSEHAVASGIAVQLSNDGQPFGALGAFSSRRRNYSTHAIAFLQATATLLATTIERDRVERVVHDHRDLLLTTLLGIHDAVIATDARGDVTFMNPAAETLTGWTLGETLGNPLVVNISDAETFQPIENPVTRVLRERRAHNSDAPSVFIPKSGRALPVDYACTPIRDQDDQVSGAVLILRDATERLRNEQSIFRLAAIVNASEDAVFSQTLDGIVQTWNPGAERLLGYAASEMIGKSISLTFPSERLDEFPALIHRLRQGEPIEQQDTVRVRKDGEPIHVSLSVSHIKDAAGRIIGVSTIARDITERQRAEQVQRFLAEASELLVSSLDPHLTLARVAQLAAPSIADWCAIHLVTGDGALDLAACSHGDPTKLDKVRDLLRRYPPKPEAHSGVPNVIRTGKPEFLYQVNNDQLASLVQNIEHLKLLVEVGMGAYIIVPLLARERAIGTLSLCNAARRYVPSDLAVAEDLARRIALAVENARLYHAAQELSQDLEQRVVARTIELQNTNVQLANEVAERQRVNEELRRLSAHLQSAREEERIRIAREIHDQVGQVLTAVKMDLALLDRKLKNTKTVPVADVKADVNRTIQLVDATIKTMREIIRELRPEILDHLGLSAAIEWQLQEFQTRTGIACHFDTTLDEVNLDLDRSTAVFRIFQETLTNVARHANATRVEANLKQEDGTIVLQVRDNGKGLASSDLSDKKTFGVLGMRERAHVFGGEVTLAGAPGEGTTVTVRIPV, from the coding sequence ATGAAACGTAGAACTGGTTTGGTGATCGCACAGTATGGTGTTGCCGTACTGCTTGTCGCCATCGCGCTCGTCATCACCAACGCGACCGCGCTCAGGGTCGCCAGTCCACTGCTCCTGTTCATCGTCGCGGCGACCGTCGTCGCGTGGTTCGGCGGGCTGGGTCCCGGCATCCTCGCGACGATACTCGCGTTCGCCGCGCTCGCGTTCTTTGTTTTCCCGCCGGAGTTTTCGTTCGCGATTCAAGACCCGCTCGATTTGCAACAACTGACCTTGTTTGCAGTCCTTGCCCTGGCGCTCAGCGCGTTGATCGAAATTCGTTTGCGGCGCGAGCGCGTCGCGAACGAACGCGCGCGTCTCCAAACTGCGCTTGCCGAGATCGGGCAGAGCGCGTTGACGACCCAGGACCTCGCGGCATTCCTCTACGAGACGACGACACACGTGTGCCAGGCGCTCGATCTCGAATACTGCGCGCTCGGCGAGTTTGCGCCGGAACTGGATGCGTTGTTGTTTCAAGCCGGCGCGGGCTGGAGCCAAGACTGGCAAGGTCGCGCGATTTCTAATCCTGGTCCCGAATCCTTCGCCGACGTGATGCTCACTGCGACCGAACCCATCGTCATCAAGAACCTGCGCGTCGAAAAACGGTTTAGCATTCCGGCATTTTTCTCCGAGCACGCGGTTGCGAGCGGCATCGCGGTCCAACTTTCGAACGACGGTCAGCCCTTTGGCGCGCTCGGCGCGTTTTCGTCCAGGCGCAGAAATTATTCGACGCACGCCATCGCGTTCTTGCAAGCGACGGCGACACTGCTCGCGACAACTATCGAACGCGATCGCGTCGAGCGCGTGGTTCACGATCATCGCGATTTATTGCTGACGACTCTGCTCGGTATCCACGACGCGGTCATCGCGACCGATGCGCGCGGCGACGTCACATTTATGAATCCCGCCGCCGAAACCCTGACCGGGTGGACGCTCGGCGAAACGCTTGGCAATCCGTTGGTCGTCAACATTTCGGACGCCGAAACGTTTCAACCGATTGAAAACCCAGTCACGCGCGTGTTGCGCGAACGTCGCGCGCACAACTCCGACGCGCCGAGCGTGTTCATTCCCAAGAGCGGTCGCGCGCTGCCGGTGGATTACGCGTGCACGCCCATTCGCGATCAAGACGACCAGGTGAGCGGCGCGGTGCTCATCCTGCGCGACGCAACCGAACGTTTGCGGAACGAGCAATCTATTTTCCGGCTCGCCGCGATTGTGAACGCGTCCGAAGACGCCGTGTTCAGCCAAACGCTCGACGGTATCGTGCAAACCTGGAATCCCGGCGCGGAGCGCTTGCTGGGTTATGCCGCGTCGGAGATGATTGGCAAATCCATTTCGCTGACGTTTCCCTCCGAGCGCCTCGACGAATTTCCCGCGTTGATTCATCGGTTGCGGCAGGGCGAACCCATTGAGCAACAAGACACCGTGCGCGTGCGAAAAGACGGCGAACCGATTCACGTGTCGTTGAGCGTCTCGCACATCAAAGACGCCGCGGGCAGAATCATCGGCGTCTCGACGATTGCGCGCGACATCACCGAACGCCAACGCGCGGAACAGGTGCAACGCTTTCTCGCCGAAGCGAGTGAACTACTCGTCTCTTCGCTCGATCCCCATCTGACGTTGGCGCGCGTCGCGCAACTCGCCGCGCCCAGCATCGCCGATTGGTGCGCGATTCACTTGGTGACCGGCGACGGCGCGCTCGACCTTGCCGCGTGTTCGCACGGCGACCCGACCAAGCTCGACAAGGTGCGCGATTTATTGCGCCGCTATCCGCCGAAGCCGGAGGCGCACTCCGGCGTGCCGAACGTGATCCGCACTGGCAAACCGGAATTTTTGTATCAGGTCAACAACGACCAGCTCGCCTCGCTCGTGCAAAACATCGAGCACCTCAAACTCTTGGTCGAGGTCGGCATGGGCGCGTACATCATCGTGCCGCTCCTCGCGCGCGAACGCGCGATTGGCACGTTGTCGTTGTGCAACGCGGCGCGCCGGTACGTCCCATCCGACCTGGCAGTGGCGGAAGATTTAGCGCGGCGCATCGCATTGGCGGTCGAGAACGCGCGCTTGTATCACGCGGCGCAAGAACTGAGCCAGGACCTCGAACAGCGCGTCGTTGCGCGCACGATCGAACTGCAAAACACGAACGTACAACTCGCCAACGAAGTCGCCGAACGCCAACGCGTTAACGAGGAATTGCGGCGGCTTTCCGCGCACCTGCAGTCCGCACGCGAGGAAGAGCGCATCCGCATCGCGCGCGAGATTCACGACCAGGTTGGGCAAGTGTTGACCGCGGTGAAAATGGACCTGGCATTGCTCGACCGCAAACTAAAGAATACCAAAACGGTGCCCGTCGCCGACGTGAAAGCGGATGTCAACCGAACGATTCAACTGGTGGATGCGACGATCAAGACGATGCGCGAAATCATTCGCGAATTGCGTCCAGAAATTTTGGATCACCTGGGATTGAGCGCGGCAATCGAGTGGCAATTGCAAGAGTTTCAAACGCGCACCGGCATCGCTTGCCATTTCGATACGACCCTGGACGAGGTGAACCTCGACCTGGATCGCTCGACGGCGGTGTTTCGCATTTTCCAGGAAACGCTCACGAACGTCGCGCGCCACGCGAACGCGACGCGCGTCGAAGCGAATTTGAAACAAGAAGACGGCACGATCGTCTTGCAGGTACGCGATAATGGCAAGGGGTTGGCATCGAGCGACCTGAGCGATAAGAAAACGTTCGGCGTTTTAGGCATGCGCGAACGCGCGCATGTGTTCGGCGGCGAGGTCACGCTCGCCGGCGCGCCGGGCGAAGGCACGACGGTGACGGTGCGAATTCCGGTTTAG
- a CDS encoding response regulator transcription factor gives MIRILIADDHALVREGLKKILKSETDMVVVGEAQNATQVFELLKTCQLDMLLLDISMPGLSGLDALKQLQREYPKLPALILSMHPEDRFAVRALKAGAAGYITKESAVGELVNAIRKIAAGGKYVSPALAEKLADELGTRTTQLAHETLSDREYQVMRMIATGKKVSEIAQELSLSISTVNTYRARVLEKMNLQSNVELTRYAMEHKLID, from the coding sequence ATGATTCGAATTCTCATCGCGGATGATCACGCCTTGGTGCGCGAGGGTTTGAAAAAGATTCTCAAAAGCGAAACCGATATGGTGGTCGTCGGCGAAGCGCAAAATGCGACCCAGGTTTTTGAACTGCTCAAAACGTGCCAGCTCGATATGCTCTTGCTCGATATTTCGATGCCGGGGCTGAGCGGCTTGGACGCGCTCAAGCAATTGCAGCGCGAGTATCCCAAATTGCCGGCGCTCATTTTGAGCATGCACCCGGAGGATCGGTTTGCGGTGCGCGCGCTCAAAGCCGGCGCGGCGGGTTACATTACGAAAGAGAGCGCGGTCGGCGAACTGGTGAACGCGATTCGCAAGATCGCGGCGGGCGGTAAGTACGTCAGTCCCGCGCTCGCCGAGAAACTCGCCGACGAACTGGGCACGCGCACGACCCAGCTCGCGCACGAAACGTTGTCGGATCGCGAGTACCAAGTGATGCGGATGATCGCCACTGGCAAAAAGGTGAGCGAAATCGCGCAGGAACTCTCGCTCAGTATCAGCACGGTCAATACATATCGCGCGCGCGTACTCGAAAAGATGAACCTGCAATCGAACGTCGAGCTAACGCGCTACGCGATGGAACACAAATTGATTGATTGA